A genomic stretch from Melospiza georgiana isolate bMelGeo1 chromosome 29, bMelGeo1.pri, whole genome shotgun sequence includes:
- the LOC131094430 gene encoding interferon-induced protein with tetratricopeptide repeats 1-like yields the protein MTAALTQRSRSQWEGKLCSSPRNQGKRGSLSEQDLLLGGRTKPSSLNSDMMATAKLSNEQLKETLDKLQCHFTWMLGVESCSPQHLLQKLDVEIKHTAHQNQVALLGLQAYLHQMNNQSDEALQSLRAAEEHNDEKHLPTSTAGSLIIYGNYVWIHYLQGSCQEAETCLRQLQQLCPSPWDVRLIPYIQALKGWSLLAIRARNGERARECFNTALMLEPDNSSFRTGLAVALYSSWNFSWQPDIEREARIQLERIVHTQPENYRAKIYLARLLEKVDGNKSIDLVKECAQKSSDPEVLKLSALFWMPRSTERALQIIQRALQQDPGYHLLYQALAKCYKQQWVKAKEEDKNKILRKAIRDLQQIIQEHPDLDLTLAKLQLAEFIGARDPAKEKEILMELQRKINTLSLRCQQALSLSWGKHFLYRGKSQEKAKAKFMECYKIPVQTDHRRDCGRRLVKMAEIYKRKGDTEAARAIHHFLQEADRHCPGNPGH from the exons GATCTGCTGCTGGGTGGAAGAACCAAGCCCTCATCCCTCAACAGTGACATGATGGCCACAGCAAAACTGAG CaatgagcagctgaaggagacGCTGGATAAACTGCAGTGCCACTTCACCTGGATGTTGGGTGTTGAATCTTGCAGTcctcagcatctcctgcagAAGCTGGATGTTGAGATCAAGCACACAGCCCACCAGAACCAGGTggccctcctggggctccaggccTACCTGCACCAGATGAACAACCAGAGTGAtgaagctctgcagagcctcagagctgctgaggagcacaATGACGAGAAGCATCTACCAACATCTACTGCTGGCTCTTTGATCATCTACGGGAATTATGTTTGGATCCACTACCTTCAGGGCTCCTGTCAGGAGGCTGAAACCTGCCTGAGACaacttcagcagctctgcccaagTCCTTGGGACGTGCGGCTGATCCCATACATCCAGGCCCTCAAAGGCTGGTCCCTGCTGGCCATCAGAGCCCGGAATGGGGAACGGGCAAGAGAGTGCTTCAACACGGCCTTGATGCTTGAACCAGACAACAGCTCCTTCCGTACTGGGCTTGCAGTGGCTCTTTATTCCTCCTGGAATTTCTCCTGGCAACCTGATATCGAAAGAGAAGCCAGAATCCAGTTGGAAAGAATTGTCCACACGCAGCCAGAAAACTACAGAGCCAAAATATATTTGGCCAGGCTACTTGAAAAAGTAGATGGGAATAAGTCAATTGACTTAGTTAAAGAATGTGCACAGAAAAGCTCTGACCCCGAGGTCCTCAAACTATCAGCTTTGTTCTGGATGCCACGGTCGACAGAGAGAGCACTTCAGATCATCCagagagccctgcagcaggacccAGGTTACCACCTTCTCTACCAGGCCTTGGCCAAGTGCTACAAGCAACAGTGGGTCAAAGCAAAGGAGGAAGACAAGAATAAGATACTGCGTAAAGCCATCAGGGACCTCCAGCAAATTATTCAGGAACATCCAGACCTTGACCTTACACTTGCcaagctgcagctggcagagttTATTGGTGCAAGAGACCcagcaaaggaaaaagagatcctcatggagctgcagaggaaaatcaACACCCTGAGCCTCAGATGTCAGCAAGCCCTGAGTCTCTCCTGGGGAAAGCACTTCCTCTACCGAGGGAAATCCCAGGAGAAGGCAAAAGCCAAGTTCATGGAATGCTACAAAATCCCTGTGCAGACAGACCACAGGAGGGACTGTGGGCGCAGGCTGGTAAAGATGGCTGAGATCTACAAGAGGAAGGGGGACACCGAGGCTGCCAGGGCTATCCACCACTTCCTCCAGGAGGCCGAccggcactgcccagggaaccCGGGGCACTAG
- the RACGAP1 gene encoding rac GTPase-activating protein 1 has product MEIAMVNLRGLFEQLTRQAELLSEGNECQFIQLAKNFEENRRKWQKLEQELCRYKDLLMKTEAERSALDVKLKHARNQVDVEIKRRQKAEMDCEKLERQIQLIRELLMCDASGSIQLSEEQKSVLAFLNRPQPSVGGAGNKRLSTIDESGSILSDISFDKSDDSLDWDSSVVKAVRLKRREKRRSSRQFAEGPPAPQKKSRSISNTADQANESIVAKTTVMVPNDGGPIEAISTIQTVPYPRRSRRKSGPLQPWSSESSIGSKQLESKQDTDGSSTPQHNGGVRLHDFVSKTVIKPESCVPCGKRVKFGKISLKCRDCRVVAHPECRERCPLPCIPTLTGTPVRIGEGTLMDFVPSTPPMIPSIIVHCVNEIEQRGLHETGIYRISGCDKTVRELKEKFLRAKSIPLLSKVDDIHAICGLLKDFLRSLKEPLLTFRLNKTFMEAAEIPDEDNSIAAMYQAVGELPQANRDTLAFLMVHLQRVAQSPDTKMDISNLAKVFGPTIVAHAVPDPDPMTLLQDTKRQPKVVERLLLLPMDYWSQLMMVEQENIDPAHVIENTNAYSTPRTPEVQVSILGPLTTPEHQLSKTPSSSSLSQRVRSTFSKTTPKFGSKTKSTTQFGHQGNFFASPMLK; this is encoded by the exons ATGGAGATTGCCATGGTGAACCTGCGAGGTCTGTTCGAGCAGCTCACACGCCAGGCTGAGCTCCTGAGTGAAGGAAACGAATGCC AGTTTATCCAGTTAGCCAAGAACTTTGAGGAGAACCGGAGGAAATGGCAGAAactggagcaggagctctgcaggtaCAAAGATCTCCTGATGAAGACGGAAGCCGAGCGCAGTGCCCTGGACGTGAAGCTCAAACACGCCCGCAATCAGGTGGATGTGGAGATCAAAAGGAGGCAAAAAGCTGAAATGGACTGTGAGAAGCTG GAGCGGCAAATCCAGCTGATTCGAGAGCTGCTCATGTGCGATGCCTCCGGCAGCATCCAGCTCAGCGAGGAGCAGAAGTCTGTCCTCGCCTTCCTGAACAGGCCACAGCCTTCTGTGGGAGGTGCAGGCAACAAAAG gcTGTCTACAATAGATGAATCTGGCTCAATTCTGTCAGACATCAGCTTTGACAAGAGCGATGACTCACTG GACTGGGATTCCTCAGTGGTGAAAGCTGTCAGGCTGAAGAGGAGAGAGAAGCGG CGCTCTTCCAGGCAGTTTGCTGAAGGCCCCCCAGCTCCTCAGAAGAAATCCAGATCCATTAGCAACACAGCAGACCAG GCTAATGAATCCATAGTAGCAAAGACCACTGTGATGGTCCCCAACGATGGTGGCCCCATTGAAGCCATTTCTACCATCCAGACTGTGCCTTACCCTCGCAGGAGCCGCAGGAAGAGTG GTCCtttgcagccctggagcagcgAGTCCAGCATAGGCAGTAAGCAGCTGGAGTCCAAGCAGGACACCGATGGCtccagcaccccccagcacaaCGGGGGAGTGAGGCTGCACGACTTTGTTTCAAAGACG GTTATCAAGCCAGAATCGTGTGTCCCGTGTGGAAAGAGAGTCAAGTTTGGCAAGATCTCCCTGAAGTGCAGAGACTGCAGGGTGGTGGCTCACCCCGAGTGCCGGGAGcgctgccccctgccctgcatccccacACTGACGGGCACGCCGGTGCGCATCGGGGAG GGCACCTTGATGGATTTTGTCCCTTCTACTCCTCCAATGATCCCTTCCATCATCGTGCACTGTGTTAATGAGATTGAGCAACGAGGGCTGCATGAG ACCGGCATTTACCGCATCTCTGGCTGTGACAAGACTGTGagggagctgaaggagaagTTTCTCAGAGCAAAGAGCATTCCTTTGCTCAGTAAGGTGGATGATATCCACGCCATCTGTGGCCTTCTCAAGGACTTCCTGCGCAGCCTGAAAGAGCCCCTGCTCACTTTCCGGTTAAACAAGACTTTCATGGAAGCTGCAG aAATCCCGGATGAGGATAACAGCATTGCTGCTATGTACCAAGCAGTTGGAGAACTTCCTCAGgccaacagggacaccttggcTTTCCTCATGGTCCACCTGCAGAG GGTGGCTCAGAGCCCAGACACTAAAATGGATATCTCCAATTTGGCCAAAGTGTTTGGCCCCACCATAGTTGCCCATGCAGTACCAGATCCTGACCCCATGACCCTGCTGCAAGACACGAAGCGTCAGCCCAAG GTGGTGGAgcggctcctgctgctgcccatggaCTACTGGAGCCAGCTGATGATGGTGGAGCAGGAGAACATTGACCCAGCACACGTGATTGAGAACACCAACGCCTATTCCACTCCACGGACACCTGAGGTCCAAG TGAGCATCCTGGGGCCTCTCACCACCCCAGAGCACCAGCTCTCCAAGACACCCTCGTCcagctccctgtcccagagGGTCCGCTCCACCTTCAGCAAGACCACCCCCAA ATTTGGGAGCAAAACCAAGTCAACAACCCAGTTTGGGCATCAGGGTAACTTCTTTGCCTCTCCTATGCTGAAGTGA